A region of Panthera leo isolate Ple1 chromosome E1 unlocalized genomic scaffold, P.leo_Ple1_pat1.1 chrE1_random_Un_scaffold_50, whole genome shotgun sequence DNA encodes the following proteins:
- the LOC122212771 gene encoding titin-like isoform X2: MVWLPLRAQRQYPTRLGRCAPEPPRVMSRLRLLAPLLLFMWQPLWLLVQAAQPPEWALDPAQLTSDPLEAAEPWSSRSSDPPPESPQALTRPAEPGGFNYPGSSAPAQMLAPPKELTETLVPFLDTVSFGELPPGPDEDLNDQLTQHQRLPEVVPVPGWDQNQTIAPPPQLKSKTKTVGLDQAEDHQSFEILVPSLDSQSSKPTKFIVSPLNLKKDLAQHRRLAKVVRTPNHFANKEHLQQQLQDDYLDSNMGLLYPEENLPMGFPGGPDQLPNFSEEAEIPPPLQKTPNHLESPEEAESFLPQGEAQAQHPEPSEETETSLLEQEAPSQRPESLKDGNSANPQEAPAEPSSTPEEVEPSSVQQEASAHPTEAPEEVEPSPTPQEAPAQPPEPSKDIISQLLAHHEVNVLSPSQSEAQKPSFPNVTVKPLDLTITLTQPAEHPEEAGPTPVQQEAPAQPAERLEEVEPTPVQQEAPTLVPEFPIEYLTQLAVSDEVTSLPLGQYPDYLMFPRVIGKPLDVEFTTTPGPDKGVESSIAQQEAPPQPLEHTEEAELSLTQQETSGKPPEEVEPSSEQETPGQPSEPPGVIDPSLRQQETPAQPSVPPEEGKPSLSKQEPPAQLPDRFGEAELSPTQEEALAQLAELLNEAESSTQQETPAQSPGEIESSATLQEQPAQPPELPSREVEPSPTQQEHPAQPLWHHKMTVSPPGHYHDQHLNLPDVSVKPPDVQLTMTAEPTTEVGPSAVRHETIAQPSVPLNVEPFETQHEAPTLPPQSPEVESLPVQQETPTQSPESTTQEKLPTQQETPVQYPEYPGEVEPSTTQQEALAQQSQAPEEGESSSTQEEAPTQLPEAQEEGEPSPLQEEGQGQHPQASEGSEPPTTQEEAPAQHPQTPEEVESSTQQEAPAQYPQASEEGEPFPTQPETPTQYPEPLEGTEPSPAQSKATTQHPNPLGEVKPATYQEAPSQHPQTSEEINPSATQQEATAQHPEPSGEVEPSPTQQEAPAHSPEHQVVTVFPQGQNQAQLLLLPNVTVKPVDSSVTMTSESTNEVEASPLREEASAQSGVSPEQLEPSPIQQEVPHQHPVPPENVESSPVQHEVSTPPEDFPEEIELSPSQQESSALPQVPVASIEPSPIQQEVPAQQPKPNEGVESFPVQYEHPAQPPGSSTDVVAQSPVQHEVTFSPPGPGEDQHPVLPNITGKPVDLRIFLSPQATKEVKHLPVQQDVPAQSPIPPEKVEFAPAQSKHLSQSPESPEDESSPGQQEVLAQTPDPPKAVDPASGQQEAPAQSGVPQLAPAQPSEPPEKVEPSPVQQEVPAQPSEPPNEAESSPTPQEALVQSPVPQQAPAVSPEPPKEVEPSPTLQEAPAQPSEPPNEAESPTQQVAPAQFPVLQESPAISPEPPKEVEPSPTPQEPPAQPSEPGNEAESFPTQQGAPVVSPEPPKEVEPSTQQEAPPQPSDPPEKVEPSPVQQETLSLPLEPLKEIEPSLTQQEVQAQPSEAPEKVEPSPILQQSPTQPPEPSKEAETPPAQQEVPVQPPEPPEEVVAQPPVHNEVTAPPLGQEQAQHPNLPNVTVQPADLELTVTPEPTVEAEQSTIMQQTLAPPEDTEVTPPHPEQVQAQHPNLTEVRVQPLDLELTITPEPTTETEPSLTMQETPTQPPEPPKEVVQYPSQQEVTVRGLRKLKLKSLSYGKLKPNQA; the protein is encoded by the exons ATGGTTTGGCTCCCGCTCAGGGCCCAGCGCCAGTACCCCACTCGCCTGGGTCGCTGCGCCCCGGAGCCTCCGCGTGTCATGTCCCGGCTGCGCCTGTTGGCCCCACTGCTTCTCTTTATGTGGCAACCGTTGTGGCTGCTGGTCCAGGCAGCTCAGCCTCCGGAGTGGGCCCTGGACCCTGCCCAGCTGACTTCCGACCCCCTGGAGGCGGCTGAGCCCTGGTCTTCTCGCTCCTCTGATCCCCCGCCCGAATCGCCCCAGGCACTTACACGCCCAGCTGAGCCGGGGGGCTTTAATTACCCGGGGTCCTCTGCTCCAGCCCAGATGTTGGCCCCGCCTAAGGAGTTGACCGAGACTTTGGTTCCATTCCTGGACACGGTTTCGTTTGGAGAACTACCCCCAGGGCCAGATGAGGATCTGAATGACCAGCTAACCCAGCATCAAAGGCTCCCAGAGGTGGTTCCAGTGCCAGGTTGGGATCAGAATCAGACCATAGCTCCGCCTCCTCAACTCAAAAGTAAGACTAAAactgtag GTTTAGATCAGGCCGAAGATCACCAGTCATTTGAAATACTTGTTCCATCTCTGGATAGTCAGAGTTCAAAGCCAACAAAGTTTATTGTTTCACCCCTAAACCTGAAGAAAGATCTAGCTCAGCATCGAAGGCTTGCCAAAGTTGTTAGAACTCCAAaccattttgcaaataaagagcACCTACAACAACAGCTGCAGGATGATTATTTAGATTCCAATATGGGTCTCCTGTATCCTGAGGAGAACCTACCTATGGGTTTCCCAGGGg GACCAGATCAACTTCCAAACTTCTCTGAGGAGGCTGAAATTCCTCCACCCTTacagaagaccccaaatcatCTAGAGTCCCCTGAGGAAGCTGAATCTTTTTTGCCCCAAGGGGAGGCTCAGGCTCAGCATCCAGAGCCCTCTGAAGAGACAGAAACATCTCTACTTGAGCAGGAGGCTCCATCTCAGCGTCCAGAGTCCCTTAAGGATGGAAATTCAGCAAACCCACAAGAGGCCCCAGCTGAGCCTTCAAGTACCCCTGAAGAGGTCGAACCTTCTTCAGTCCAGCAGGAAGCCTCAGCTCACCCTACAGAGGCCCCCGAGGAAgtggaaccttctccaaccccccaggaggcccctgctcagcctccagagccatcTAAGGACATCATATCTCAACTGTTAGCACATCATGAAGTAAATGTGCTATCTCCAAGTCAGAGTGAAGCTCAGAAGCCAAGCTTCCCCAATGTCACTGTTAAACCTCTGGATCTTACCATAACTCTAACTCAGCCTGCGGAGCACCCTGAGGAGGCTGGACCTACCccagtccagcaggaggcccctgCTCAGCCTGCAGAGCGCCTCGAGGAGGTTGAACCTACCccagtccagcaggag gccccaACTCTAGTTCCAGAGTTCCCTATCGAGTATTTAACTCAACTTGCAGTAAGTGATGAGGTGACATCTCTACCTCTAGGTCAGTATCCAGATTATTTAATGTTTCCCAGGGTTATAGGTAAGCCTTTAGATGTGGAATTTACCACAACTCCAGGGCCTGATAAAGGTGTTGAATCTTCTATAGCCCAGCAAGAGGCCCCACCTCAGCCTCTTGAACATACTGAGGAAGCAGAACTTTCTCTAACCCAGCAAGAGACCTCGGGTAAGCCTCCAGAGGAGGTTGAGCCTTCAAGTGAGCAGGAGACCCCAGGTCAGCCTTCCGAGCCTCCTGGGGTGATTGATCCTTCTCTAAGGCAGCAGGAGaccccagctcagccttcagTGCCTCCTGAGGAAGGTAAGCCTTCTCTAAGCAAACAGGAACCCCCAGCTCAGCTTCCAGACCGTTTTGGAGAAGCTGAACTTTCTCCAACCCAGGAGGAGGCCTTAGCTCAGCTTGCAGAGCTCCTTAATGAGGCAGAATCTTCAACCCAGCAGGAGACTCCAGCTCAGTCTCCAGGGGAGATAGAATCTTCTGCAACCCTGCAAGAGCAAccagctcagcctccagagctgcctTCCAGGGAGgtggaaccttctccaacccaGCAGGAGCACCCAGCTCAACCTCTATGGCATCATAAGATGACAGTTTCACCTCCAGGTCACTACCATGATCAACATTTAAACCTGCCCGATGTCAGTGTGAAACCTCCAGATGTGCAGCTTACCATGACTGCAGAACCCACTACAGAGGTGGGACCTTCTGCAGTTCGGCACGAGACTATAGCTCAGCCCTCAGTGCCTCTTAATGTGGAACCTTTTGAAACCCAGCATGAAGCCCCAACTCTGCCTCCACAGTCCCCTGAGGTTGAATCTTTGCCAGTTCAACAGGAGACTCCAACGCAATCTCCAGAATCTACCACACAGGAGAAACTTCCAACACAGCAGGAGACCCCAGTTCAGTATCCAGAATATCCTGGAGAAGTTGAACCTTCTACAACCCAGCAGGAGGCCCTAGCTCAGCAATCACAGGCCCCTGAGGAGGGTGAATCATCCTcaacccaggaggaggccccgactcagcttccagaggcccaggaagagggtgaaccttcccctctccaggaggagggccagggtcAGCACCCACAGGCCTCCGAGGGGAGTGAACCACCTAcaacccaggaggaggccccAGCTCAGCATCCACAGACCCCTGAGGAGGTTGAATCTTCAACCCAGCAGGAGGCTCCAGCTCAGTATCCTCAGGCATCAGAGGAGGGTGAGCCTTTTCCAACCCAACCAGAGACCCCAACTCAGTATCCAGAGCCCCTTGAGGGGACTGAGCCTTCTCCAGCCCAGTCAAAGGCCACAACTCAGCATCCAAATCCCCTTGGGGAAGTTAAACCTGCAACCTATCAGGAGGCCCCAAGTCAGCATCCACAGACCTCTGAGGAAATTAACCCTTCTGCCACTCAACAGGAAGCCACAGCTCAACATCCAGAGCCTTCTGGTGAGGTTGAACCTTCTCCAACCCAACAGGAGGCCCCAGCTCACTCTCCAGAGCATCAGGTGGTAACAGTTTTTCCTCAAGGTCAGAATCAAGCTCAGCTCCTGCTGTTGCCTAATGTCACTGTTAAACCTGTGGATTCCTCAGTTACCATGACCTCAGAATCCACTAATGAGGTTGAAGCTTCTCCACTCCGAGAAGAGGCCTCAGCTCAGTCTGGAGTGTCCCCTGAGCAGTTGGAACCTTCTCCAATCCAGCAGGAGGTCCCACATCAGCATCCAGTGCCCCCTGAAAATGTGGAATCTTCTCCAGTCCAGCATGAAGTCTCAACTCCACCCGAAGATTTTCCTGAGGAAATTGAACTTTCTCCAAGCCAGCAGGAGAGCTCAGCTCTGCCTCAAGTGCCTGTTGCAAGTATAGAACCTTCTCCAATCCAGCAAGAGGTCCCAGCTCAGCAACCAAAGCCCAATGAGGGGGTCGAGTCTTTTCCAGTTCAGTATGAGCATCCAGCTCAGCCTCCAGGGTCCTCTACAGATGTTGTAGCTCAGTCTCCAGTACAGCATGAGGTGACATTCTCACCTCCAGGTCCAGGTGAAGATCAGCATCCAGTGTTGCCTAATATCACAGGTAAACCTGTGGATCTGAGGATTTTCCTAAGTCCCCAGGCAACTAAGGAGGTGAAACATCTTCCAGTGCAGCAGGATGTCCCTGCTCAATCTCCTATTCCCCCTGAGAAAGTCGAATTTGCTCCAGCTCAGTCCAAGCATCTTTCCCAGTCTCCAGAGTCCCCTGAAGATGAGTCTTCTCCAGGCCAACAAGAGGTCCTAGCTCAGACTCCGGACCCCCCTAAGGCTGTGGACCCTGCTTCAGGCCAACAGGAGGCCCCAGCTCAGTCTGGAGTCCCCCAGCTGgccccagctcagccttcagagCCTCCTGAGAAGGTAGAACCATCTCCAGTTCAGCAGGAAGTcccagctcagccttcagagCCCCCTAATGAGGCAGAATCTTCTCCAACCCCGCAGGAGGCCCTGGTTCAGTCTCCTGTCCCCCAGCAGGCCCCAGCTGTATCTCCTGAGCCCCCTAAGGAGGTAGAACCTTCTCCCACACTGCAGGAGgccccagctcagccttcagagCCCCCTAATGAGGCAGAGTCCCCAACCCAGCAGGTGGCCCCAGCTCAGTTTCCAGTCCTCCAGGAGTCCCCAGCTATATCCCCTGAGCCCCCTAAGGAGGTGGAACCTTCTCCCACACCTCAGGAGcccccagctcagccttcagagCCCGGTAATGAGGCAGAATCTTTTCCaactcagcagggagccccagtTGTATCCCCTGAGCCCCCTAAGGAGGTAGAACCTTCCACACAGCAGGAGGCCCCACCTCAGCCTTCAGACCCTCCTGAGAAGGTGGAACCATCTCCAGTCCAGCAGGAAACCCTATCTCTACCTCTCGAGCCACTTAAGGAGATAGAACCTTCTCTAACACAACAGGAGGTACAAGCTCAGCCTTCAGAGGCCCCTGAGAAGGTAGAACCATCTCCAATTCTGCAGCAGTCTCCAACTCAACCTCCGGAGCCCTCTAAGGAGGCAGAAACTCCTCCAGCCCAGCAGGAGGTCCCAgttcagcctccagagccacctgAGGAGGTTGTAGCACAACCTCCAGTCCATAATGAGGTGACAGCTCCACCTCTAGGACAAGAGCAAGCTCAGCATCCAAACTTGCCCAATGTTACTGTTCAGCCTGCTGACCTGGAGCTTACTGTAACTCCAGAACCTACTGTGGAGGCTGAGCAGTCTACAATCATGCAGCAGACTCTAGCTCCTCCAGAGGACACTGAGGTGACACCTCCACATCCAGAGCAGGTCCAGGCTCAGCATCCAAATTTGACTGAAGTCAGAGTTCAGCCTTTAGACCTGGAACTGACCATAACTCCAGAACCCACTACAGAG ACTGAACCTTCTCTAACCATGCAAGAGACCCcaacccagcctccagagccacctaAGGAGGTTGTTCAGTATCCGTCCCAACAGGAAGTGACagtgagaggcctgagaaaattaaaacttaaaagcttaagttatgggaaactgaaacctaaccaagcttaa
- the LOC122212771 gene encoding titin-like isoform X1, whose product MVWLPLRAQRQYPTRLGRCAPEPPRVMSRLRLLAPLLLFMWQPLWLLVQAAQPPEWALDPAQLTSDPLEAAEPWSSRSSDPPPESPQALTRPAEPGGFNYPGSSAPAQMLAPPKELTETLVPFLDTVSFGELPPGPDEDLNDQLTQHQRLPEVVPVPGWDQNQTIAPPPQLKSKTKTVGLDQAEDHQSFEILVPSLDSQSSKPTKFIVSPLNLKKDLAQHRRLAKVVRTPNHFANKEHLQQQLQDDYLDSNMGLLYPEENLPMGFPGGPDQLPNFSEEAEIPPPLQKTPNHLESPEEAESFLPQGEAQAQHPEPSEETETSLLEQEAPSQRPESLKDGNSANPQEAPAEPSSTPEEVEPSSVQQEASAHPTEAPEEVEPSPTPQEAPAQPPEPSKDIISQLLAHHEVNVLSPSQSEAQKPSFPNVTVKPLDLTITLTQPAEHPEEAGPTPVQQEAPAQPAERLEEVEPTPVQQEAPPQPAERLEEVEPTPVQQEAPTLVPEFPIEYLTQLAVSDEVTSLPLGQYPDYLMFPRVIGKPLDVEFTTTPGPDKGVESSIAQQEAPPQPLEHTEEAELSLTQQETSGKPPEEVEPSSEQETPGQPSEPPGVIDPSLRQQETPAQPSVPPEEGKPSLSKQEPPAQLPDRFGEAELSPTQEEALAQLAELLNEAESSTQQETPAQSPGEIESSATLQEQPAQPPELPSREVEPSPTQQEHPAQPLWHHKMTVSPPGHYHDQHLNLPDVSVKPPDVQLTMTAEPTTEVGPSAVRHETIAQPSVPLNVEPFETQHEAPTLPPQSPEVESLPVQQETPTQSPESTTQEKLPTQQETPVQYPEYPGEVEPSTTQQEALAQQSQAPEEGESSSTQEEAPTQLPEAQEEGEPSPLQEEGQGQHPQASEGSEPPTTQEEAPAQHPQTPEEVESSTQQEAPAQYPQASEEGEPFPTQPETPTQYPEPLEGTEPSPAQSKATTQHPNPLGEVKPATYQEAPSQHPQTSEEINPSATQQEATAQHPEPSGEVEPSPTQQEAPAHSPEHQVVTVFPQGQNQAQLLLLPNVTVKPVDSSVTMTSESTNEVEASPLREEASAQSGVSPEQLEPSPIQQEVPHQHPVPPENVESSPVQHEVSTPPEDFPEEIELSPSQQESSALPQVPVASIEPSPIQQEVPAQQPKPNEGVESFPVQYEHPAQPPGSSTDVVAQSPVQHEVTFSPPGPGEDQHPVLPNITGKPVDLRIFLSPQATKEVKHLPVQQDVPAQSPIPPEKVEFAPAQSKHLSQSPESPEDESSPGQQEVLAQTPDPPKAVDPASGQQEAPAQSGVPQLAPAQPSEPPEKVEPSPVQQEVPAQPSEPPNEAESSPTPQEALVQSPVPQQAPAVSPEPPKEVEPSPTLQEAPAQPSEPPNEAESPTQQVAPAQFPVLQESPAISPEPPKEVEPSPTPQEPPAQPSEPGNEAESFPTQQGAPVVSPEPPKEVEPSTQQEAPPQPSDPPEKVEPSPVQQETLSLPLEPLKEIEPSLTQQEVQAQPSEAPEKVEPSPILQQSPTQPPEPSKEAETPPAQQEVPVQPPEPPEEVVAQPPVHNEVTAPPLGQEQAQHPNLPNVTVQPADLELTVTPEPTVEAEQSTIMQQTLAPPEDTEVTPPHPEQVQAQHPNLTEVRVQPLDLELTITPEPTTETEPSLTMQETPTQPPEPPKEVVQYPSQQEVTVRGLRKLKLKSLSYGKLKPNQA is encoded by the exons ATGGTTTGGCTCCCGCTCAGGGCCCAGCGCCAGTACCCCACTCGCCTGGGTCGCTGCGCCCCGGAGCCTCCGCGTGTCATGTCCCGGCTGCGCCTGTTGGCCCCACTGCTTCTCTTTATGTGGCAACCGTTGTGGCTGCTGGTCCAGGCAGCTCAGCCTCCGGAGTGGGCCCTGGACCCTGCCCAGCTGACTTCCGACCCCCTGGAGGCGGCTGAGCCCTGGTCTTCTCGCTCCTCTGATCCCCCGCCCGAATCGCCCCAGGCACTTACACGCCCAGCTGAGCCGGGGGGCTTTAATTACCCGGGGTCCTCTGCTCCAGCCCAGATGTTGGCCCCGCCTAAGGAGTTGACCGAGACTTTGGTTCCATTCCTGGACACGGTTTCGTTTGGAGAACTACCCCCAGGGCCAGATGAGGATCTGAATGACCAGCTAACCCAGCATCAAAGGCTCCCAGAGGTGGTTCCAGTGCCAGGTTGGGATCAGAATCAGACCATAGCTCCGCCTCCTCAACTCAAAAGTAAGACTAAAactgtag GTTTAGATCAGGCCGAAGATCACCAGTCATTTGAAATACTTGTTCCATCTCTGGATAGTCAGAGTTCAAAGCCAACAAAGTTTATTGTTTCACCCCTAAACCTGAAGAAAGATCTAGCTCAGCATCGAAGGCTTGCCAAAGTTGTTAGAACTCCAAaccattttgcaaataaagagcACCTACAACAACAGCTGCAGGATGATTATTTAGATTCCAATATGGGTCTCCTGTATCCTGAGGAGAACCTACCTATGGGTTTCCCAGGGg GACCAGATCAACTTCCAAACTTCTCTGAGGAGGCTGAAATTCCTCCACCCTTacagaagaccccaaatcatCTAGAGTCCCCTGAGGAAGCTGAATCTTTTTTGCCCCAAGGGGAGGCTCAGGCTCAGCATCCAGAGCCCTCTGAAGAGACAGAAACATCTCTACTTGAGCAGGAGGCTCCATCTCAGCGTCCAGAGTCCCTTAAGGATGGAAATTCAGCAAACCCACAAGAGGCCCCAGCTGAGCCTTCAAGTACCCCTGAAGAGGTCGAACCTTCTTCAGTCCAGCAGGAAGCCTCAGCTCACCCTACAGAGGCCCCCGAGGAAgtggaaccttctccaaccccccaggaggcccctgctcagcctccagagccatcTAAGGACATCATATCTCAACTGTTAGCACATCATGAAGTAAATGTGCTATCTCCAAGTCAGAGTGAAGCTCAGAAGCCAAGCTTCCCCAATGTCACTGTTAAACCTCTGGATCTTACCATAACTCTAACTCAGCCTGCGGAGCACCCTGAGGAGGCTGGACCTACCccagtccagcaggaggcccctgCTCAGCCTGCAGAGCGCCTCGAGGAGGTTGAACCTACCccagtccagcaggaggcccctCCTCAGCCTGCAGAGCGCCTCGAGGAGGTTGAACCTACCccagtccagcaggaggccccaACTCTAGTTCCAGAGTTCCCTATCGAGTATTTAACTCAACTTGCAGTAAGTGATGAGGTGACATCTCTACCTCTAGGTCAGTATCCAGATTATTTAATGTTTCCCAGGGTTATAGGTAAGCCTTTAGATGTGGAATTTACCACAACTCCAGGGCCTGATAAAGGTGTTGAATCTTCTATAGCCCAGCAAGAGGCCCCACCTCAGCCTCTTGAACATACTGAGGAAGCAGAACTTTCTCTAACCCAGCAAGAGACCTCGGGTAAGCCTCCAGAGGAGGTTGAGCCTTCAAGTGAGCAGGAGACCCCAGGTCAGCCTTCCGAGCCTCCTGGGGTGATTGATCCTTCTCTAAGGCAGCAGGAGaccccagctcagccttcagTGCCTCCTGAGGAAGGTAAGCCTTCTCTAAGCAAACAGGAACCCCCAGCTCAGCTTCCAGACCGTTTTGGAGAAGCTGAACTTTCTCCAACCCAGGAGGAGGCCTTAGCTCAGCTTGCAGAGCTCCTTAATGAGGCAGAATCTTCAACCCAGCAGGAGACTCCAGCTCAGTCTCCAGGGGAGATAGAATCTTCTGCAACCCTGCAAGAGCAAccagctcagcctccagagctgcctTCCAGGGAGgtggaaccttctccaacccaGCAGGAGCACCCAGCTCAACCTCTATGGCATCATAAGATGACAGTTTCACCTCCAGGTCACTACCATGATCAACATTTAAACCTGCCCGATGTCAGTGTGAAACCTCCAGATGTGCAGCTTACCATGACTGCAGAACCCACTACAGAGGTGGGACCTTCTGCAGTTCGGCACGAGACTATAGCTCAGCCCTCAGTGCCTCTTAATGTGGAACCTTTTGAAACCCAGCATGAAGCCCCAACTCTGCCTCCACAGTCCCCTGAGGTTGAATCTTTGCCAGTTCAACAGGAGACTCCAACGCAATCTCCAGAATCTACCACACAGGAGAAACTTCCAACACAGCAGGAGACCCCAGTTCAGTATCCAGAATATCCTGGAGAAGTTGAACCTTCTACAACCCAGCAGGAGGCCCTAGCTCAGCAATCACAGGCCCCTGAGGAGGGTGAATCATCCTcaacccaggaggaggccccgactcagcttccagaggcccaggaagagggtgaaccttcccctctccaggaggagggccagggtcAGCACCCACAGGCCTCCGAGGGGAGTGAACCACCTAcaacccaggaggaggccccAGCTCAGCATCCACAGACCCCTGAGGAGGTTGAATCTTCAACCCAGCAGGAGGCTCCAGCTCAGTATCCTCAGGCATCAGAGGAGGGTGAGCCTTTTCCAACCCAACCAGAGACCCCAACTCAGTATCCAGAGCCCCTTGAGGGGACTGAGCCTTCTCCAGCCCAGTCAAAGGCCACAACTCAGCATCCAAATCCCCTTGGGGAAGTTAAACCTGCAACCTATCAGGAGGCCCCAAGTCAGCATCCACAGACCTCTGAGGAAATTAACCCTTCTGCCACTCAACAGGAAGCCACAGCTCAACATCCAGAGCCTTCTGGTGAGGTTGAACCTTCTCCAACCCAACAGGAGGCCCCAGCTCACTCTCCAGAGCATCAGGTGGTAACAGTTTTTCCTCAAGGTCAGAATCAAGCTCAGCTCCTGCTGTTGCCTAATGTCACTGTTAAACCTGTGGATTCCTCAGTTACCATGACCTCAGAATCCACTAATGAGGTTGAAGCTTCTCCACTCCGAGAAGAGGCCTCAGCTCAGTCTGGAGTGTCCCCTGAGCAGTTGGAACCTTCTCCAATCCAGCAGGAGGTCCCACATCAGCATCCAGTGCCCCCTGAAAATGTGGAATCTTCTCCAGTCCAGCATGAAGTCTCAACTCCACCCGAAGATTTTCCTGAGGAAATTGAACTTTCTCCAAGCCAGCAGGAGAGCTCAGCTCTGCCTCAAGTGCCTGTTGCAAGTATAGAACCTTCTCCAATCCAGCAAGAGGTCCCAGCTCAGCAACCAAAGCCCAATGAGGGGGTCGAGTCTTTTCCAGTTCAGTATGAGCATCCAGCTCAGCCTCCAGGGTCCTCTACAGATGTTGTAGCTCAGTCTCCAGTACAGCATGAGGTGACATTCTCACCTCCAGGTCCAGGTGAAGATCAGCATCCAGTGTTGCCTAATATCACAGGTAAACCTGTGGATCTGAGGATTTTCCTAAGTCCCCAGGCAACTAAGGAGGTGAAACATCTTCCAGTGCAGCAGGATGTCCCTGCTCAATCTCCTATTCCCCCTGAGAAAGTCGAATTTGCTCCAGCTCAGTCCAAGCATCTTTCCCAGTCTCCAGAGTCCCCTGAAGATGAGTCTTCTCCAGGCCAACAAGAGGTCCTAGCTCAGACTCCGGACCCCCCTAAGGCTGTGGACCCTGCTTCAGGCCAACAGGAGGCCCCAGCTCAGTCTGGAGTCCCCCAGCTGgccccagctcagccttcagagCCTCCTGAGAAGGTAGAACCATCTCCAGTTCAGCAGGAAGTcccagctcagccttcagagCCCCCTAATGAGGCAGAATCTTCTCCAACCCCGCAGGAGGCCCTGGTTCAGTCTCCTGTCCCCCAGCAGGCCCCAGCTGTATCTCCTGAGCCCCCTAAGGAGGTAGAACCTTCTCCCACACTGCAGGAGgccccagctcagccttcagagCCCCCTAATGAGGCAGAGTCCCCAACCCAGCAGGTGGCCCCAGCTCAGTTTCCAGTCCTCCAGGAGTCCCCAGCTATATCCCCTGAGCCCCCTAAGGAGGTGGAACCTTCTCCCACACCTCAGGAGcccccagctcagccttcagagCCCGGTAATGAGGCAGAATCTTTTCCaactcagcagggagccccagtTGTATCCCCTGAGCCCCCTAAGGAGGTAGAACCTTCCACACAGCAGGAGGCCCCACCTCAGCCTTCAGACCCTCCTGAGAAGGTGGAACCATCTCCAGTCCAGCAGGAAACCCTATCTCTACCTCTCGAGCCACTTAAGGAGATAGAACCTTCTCTAACACAACAGGAGGTACAAGCTCAGCCTTCAGAGGCCCCTGAGAAGGTAGAACCATCTCCAATTCTGCAGCAGTCTCCAACTCAACCTCCGGAGCCCTCTAAGGAGGCAGAAACTCCTCCAGCCCAGCAGGAGGTCCCAgttcagcctccagagccacctgAGGAGGTTGTAGCACAACCTCCAGTCCATAATGAGGTGACAGCTCCACCTCTAGGACAAGAGCAAGCTCAGCATCCAAACTTGCCCAATGTTACTGTTCAGCCTGCTGACCTGGAGCTTACTGTAACTCCAGAACCTACTGTGGAGGCTGAGCAGTCTACAATCATGCAGCAGACTCTAGCTCCTCCAGAGGACACTGAGGTGACACCTCCACATCCAGAGCAGGTCCAGGCTCAGCATCCAAATTTGACTGAAGTCAGAGTTCAGCCTTTAGACCTGGAACTGACCATAACTCCAGAACCCACTACAGAG ACTGAACCTTCTCTAACCATGCAAGAGACCCcaacccagcctccagagccacctaAGGAGGTTGTTCAGTATCCGTCCCAACAGGAAGTGACagtgagaggcctgagaaaattaaaacttaaaagcttaagttatgggaaactgaaacctaaccaagcttaa